One genomic segment of Trichocoleus sp. includes these proteins:
- a CDS encoding ABC transporter permease produces METLPARPIAQQSSLQKASRRFFKSISARIGLILTIALVLLALLAPILRPFDPATARDFTARLSPPSLVHWFGTDGLGRDMLSLVWYGIRISLLISLVSVGLGLLIGTSLGLIAGYFRGWLERVISWFTDILLAFPSILLAIAVATVVGASLQSVMIAVGVVQIPIFIRLTRSMVLSLREQGFIQTVRAFGAKPGRIIFYHILPSSLAPLVVQSTLAIGTATLEAAGLGFLGLGAKPPTPELGTLLSDSFTNGYALSAPWTIILPGLMITLIVLAFNLLGDGLRDSIDPRSSR; encoded by the coding sequence CCCAATTGCCCAACAGTCTTCCCTCCAAAAAGCGAGTAGACGCTTCTTCAAGTCTATTTCGGCGAGGATTGGGTTAATTCTGACGATCGCCCTCGTCCTATTAGCTTTACTTGCTCCAATTTTGCGTCCCTTTGATCCAGCCACAGCAAGAGACTTTACGGCGCGGCTCAGTCCACCGAGTTTAGTGCATTGGTTTGGCACAGATGGCTTAGGGCGAGATATGTTGAGTCTTGTTTGGTATGGGATCCGGATTTCGTTGCTGATTAGCCTTGTATCCGTTGGATTAGGCTTGCTAATTGGCACTTCTCTGGGGCTAATTGCAGGCTATTTTCGCGGCTGGCTAGAGCGAGTGATTAGTTGGTTTACGGATATTCTGCTGGCATTTCCTTCCATCTTGCTTGCCATTGCCGTTGCCACAGTCGTCGGAGCCAGCCTCCAGAGCGTGATGATTGCGGTCGGAGTCGTGCAGATTCCCATCTTCATCCGGCTCACCCGAAGTATGGTGCTATCGCTGCGAGAGCAAGGTTTTATTCAAACTGTCAGAGCATTTGGCGCAAAGCCCGGCAGGATTATTTTCTATCACATTCTGCCGTCAAGTCTCGCGCCCCTGGTTGTTCAATCAACGCTGGCGATCGGCACAGCCACGCTAGAAGCCGCCGGACTCGGATTTCTCGGACTAGGCGCAAAACCTCCCACTCCTGAACTCGGAACGCTCCTCTCCGATTCATTTACAAACGGCTATGCCCTCTCTGCCCCCTGGACAATCATTCTCCCTGGCTTAATGATTACCCTGATTGTGCTGGCGTTTAACCTACTAGGAGATGGACTGCGAGACAGCATCGACCCGCGATCGAGCCGTTGA
- a CDS encoding PIN domain-containing protein has translation MASAPPVILVFDISALSATSPTEWREFSRVGMCYLPQPIYEEMKLLFDRSPDPDLERIAKAFTRFHASSGWQITDASAHHPALKAPSGQALTRRARISLAVGRCGYGLAQNFSNSMVVLITKDRTLLQRLYEIPCVNLCGIPAESLLQWSRSGQRPVPVSQRFQQFRAAHGLPPNTTGASASYQRTSPTRVSQTPSSQMPLKKAPPTLPGWLPDVVSLILAVGGLAIAGYLIWVTLRSSKVQELFRNPSGQLPAIESQFARSLDTTQYIG, from the coding sequence ATGGCATCTGCTCCTCCCGTGATTCTGGTGTTTGATATTAGTGCGCTCTCGGCGACCTCACCCACGGAATGGCGTGAATTCTCCCGTGTTGGGATGTGTTACCTGCCACAGCCTATCTATGAGGAGATGAAGCTTTTGTTCGATCGCTCTCCTGATCCTGATCTGGAGCGAATTGCCAAAGCCTTTACTCGCTTTCATGCCTCCAGCGGCTGGCAAATTACAGATGCGAGTGCCCATCATCCTGCACTCAAGGCTCCCTCCGGGCAGGCTCTAACCCGACGAGCCAGAATCTCACTCGCAGTGGGACGATGTGGCTATGGCCTGGCGCAAAACTTCTCAAATAGCATGGTCGTTCTGATAACAAAGGATCGGACGCTGCTGCAACGCCTCTATGAAATTCCCTGCGTCAATCTTTGTGGTATTCCGGCGGAGTCTTTGCTGCAATGGAGCCGTAGCGGACAACGTCCTGTCCCGGTTAGTCAACGCTTTCAGCAGTTCCGGGCTGCTCACGGGCTACCCCCCAACACGACCGGAGCAAGCGCCAGTTATCAGCGCACCTCACCCACGCGCGTTTCACAAACGCCGTCTTCCCAGATGCCCCTCAAGAAAGCCCCGCCAACACTCCCTGGATGGCTGCCTGATGTGGTTTCCTTAATTCTGGCAGTCGGTGGGTTGGCAATTGCTGGCTATCTCATCTGGGTAACGCTGCGTAGCAGCAAGGTGCAGGAACTCTTCCGCAATCCTTCTGGACAGTTGCCTGCGATCGAATCTCAATTTGCTAGAAGTCTTGACACAACTCAGTATATTGGCTAA